A section of the Campylobacter porcelli genome encodes:
- a CDS encoding 7-carboxy-7-deazaguanine synthase QueE has translation MVEVVEYFNSIQGEGKFQGKNAFFIRLGGCNLKCQGFGSKLISPKSGEILLGCDTIRAAQSSHFDYEKFDFERLSSLLFSLKHKPLIVITGGEPLLYHSDRDLLKFLEYAFSVGFSIQFETNGTIEIDFTKFPIYKKCTFAVSVKLSISGEPLHKRVNKKALKSLFNNADCFYKFVSTSRDLAEIKDILSIQNGEVWCMPLAKNQDELNQNAKSVASFAIENGFNYSDRLHIRIWNDLDGV, from the coding sequence ATGGTTGAGGTTGTCGAGTATTTTAACTCTATTCAAGGAGAGGGTAAATTCCAAGGCAAAAACGCCTTTTTTATCCGTCTTGGTGGTTGTAATCTAAAATGTCAAGGCTTTGGCTCTAAGCTTATATCGCCTAAGAGTGGAGAGATTTTGCTAGGTTGTGATACCATTAGAGCAGCGCAATCATCGCATTTTGATTATGAGAAATTTGATTTTGAGCGTTTAAGTAGTCTTCTTTTTAGCCTAAAGCATAAGCCTTTGATCGTTATAACTGGCGGAGAGCCACTTTTATACCATAGTGATAGAGATCTGCTAAAATTTCTTGAATATGCTTTTAGCGTTGGATTTAGCATTCAGTTTGAGACAAATGGCACGATTGAGATTGATTTTACTAAATTTCCAATTTATAAAAAATGCACCTTCGCAGTGAGCGTAAAGCTATCTATAAGCGGTGAGCCACTACACAAAAGGGTTAATAAAAAGGCATTAAAATCGCTATTTAATAATGCTGATTGCTTTTATAAATTTGTAAGCACATCTAGGGATTTAGCTGAGATTAAAGATATTTTATCTATTCAAAATGGCGAAGTTTGGTGTATGCCACTGGCTAAAAACCAAGATGAATTAAACCAAAATGCCAAAAGTGTGGCGAGTTTTGCCATAGAAAATGGATTTAACTATAGCGATAGGTTGCATATTAGAATTTGGAATGATTTAGATGGAGTTTAG
- a CDS encoding DUF6115 domain-containing protein: MSNEILLYIAFILLLGVFGAIFWLRDKQINAKFSKFELAIEGLIKENYQLKRQIKEIPTAGPIIQNEIDMNEINSQIELKISEGLTQKISPILQNVHIIEQAVNEIKDEQQERLYSLEERTKSIGKITPPSFEANNENRVVEMFRAGKTPEAIARDLQLGVGQVTMILKFKKEI; the protein is encoded by the coding sequence GTGAGCAATGAGATATTACTTTACATCGCTTTTATACTGCTTTTAGGCGTTTTTGGGGCAATTTTTTGGCTAAGGGATAAGCAGATAAATGCGAAATTTTCTAAATTTGAGTTGGCTATAGAGGGGCTTATTAAGGAGAATTATCAGCTAAAAAGGCAGATAAAAGAGATCCCAACCGCTGGGCCAATTATACAAAATGAGATAGATATGAATGAGATAAATAGCCAAATTGAGCTAAAAATCAGCGAAGGATTAACGCAGAAAATCTCCCCAATCTTACAAAATGTCCATATCATAGAACAAGCCGTAAATGAGATAAAAGATGAGCAACAAGAGAGACTTTATAGCTTAGAAGAACGCACTAAAAGCATAGGCAAGATCACTCCGCCAAGCTTTGAGGCAAATAATGAAAATAGGGTTGTTGAGATGTTTAGAGCTGGTAAGACTCCAGAGGCCATAGCTAGGGATTTGCAGCTTGGGGTAGGGCAGGTGACTATGATTTTGAAATTTAAAAAAGAGATATGA
- a CDS encoding tetratricopeptide repeat protein, translating into MRYLVFFIFFCSCLNAFTFSINSGKHSGNPYYIIHLQDDKEMICDERNSEENKIYSCKVFTKLNQNLKNQDLPFAKISFHPLDDGFVVIIEPKITSRIFNANNRLFDSQNSKANKSNRSKHFTININKQLNELDTSYINGIEFPIKYPNLLRPSVGALDLNKEPITYNENGDMGIYLLIKRNYERQNYKEVIFESQKAMKSHPDSIFLGEFLLYQIRSMDKLIKEETQYQAIQKMNSNIIELAKVWMRFNGSDRNYPEILYINMMANLSSDLFDDAEYILDILITEHSNDTWTNRAIIGYADHLVSRGKLNDAMRFYEDVLYSSNDVDVASEASFKLVKIYLSQQRFSEAAQYIDKVVVANPKYIINDKGYSMEVADELRVNNLFDTAAKIYKVVFDDSHLHDGYYEISLRRLGTTLVRGVEPVSSYEYLQKYKQEFPDNEFSSEIEYALDRLFFDMPDMSSDEKHAHYNKLLDKYQGQELAKIALIAEVKLSFDEKRYNDILNLNSLIVDLNQSDITDMMNTSALNLANRYNQNLDCLDVVGLVDKYEIENQIVDKFKLFNCYYRTKRYTQAYNLANENINDPNLNNRVVWLNNLTKINYKLSQFIAAIDSSFKAVELASKVPYSDPSEAIIYRFYSLLKLDRFDEATLALRAVEDNKGIDIMLIEAYDAAMIYANDKGNKLAKNYSKKVLDLQTKLNIDTFSPEANFIYIDNLVADSELLEAKNMVLDLLNRNLKPQNRARALHTIAQIEISQNNPKAATPYINECLNIAQDSQWKALCNEQKRLVDGI; encoded by the coding sequence ATGAGATATTTAGTTTTTTTCATATTTTTTTGCTCTTGTTTAAATGCCTTTACATTTAGCATTAATAGTGGAAAGCATAGTGGCAATCCCTACTATATAATACATCTTCAAGATGATAAGGAGATGATATGTGATGAGCGTAATAGCGAAGAGAATAAGATATATAGTTGTAAGGTATTTACTAAATTAAATCAGAATTTAAAAAACCAAGATTTGCCATTTGCTAAGATTAGCTTTCATCCTTTAGATGATGGATTTGTGGTAATAATTGAGCCTAAAATCACTTCTAGAATATTTAATGCTAATAATAGACTTTTTGACTCACAAAACTCTAAAGCCAATAAATCTAATCGCTCTAAGCACTTTACAATCAATATAAATAAGCAGTTAAATGAGCTAGATACAAGTTATATTAATGGGATTGAGTTTCCTATCAAATATCCAAATTTACTTCGCCCAAGCGTCGGTGCGTTGGATTTAAATAAAGAGCCAATTACTTATAATGAAAATGGGGATATGGGTATCTATCTTTTGATAAAGAGAAACTATGAACGGCAAAATTATAAAGAGGTGATATTTGAGAGTCAAAAAGCTATGAAATCCCACCCTGATAGTATATTTTTAGGGGAGTTTTTATTATACCAAATTCGCTCTATGGATAAGCTAATCAAAGAAGAAACCCAGTATCAAGCTATACAAAAGATGAACTCAAATATAATTGAATTAGCTAAGGTTTGGATGAGATTTAATGGCTCAGATAGGAATTATCCAGAAATTTTATATATTAATATGATGGCAAATCTTAGTAGCGATCTATTTGATGATGCGGAGTATATATTAGATATTTTAATAACCGAACACAGCAATGATACATGGACAAATCGTGCTATAATAGGCTATGCTGATCATCTAGTATCTCGTGGCAAATTAAATGACGCAATGAGATTTTACGAAGATGTTTTATATAGCTCAAATGATGTTGATGTGGCTAGTGAGGCATCATTTAAATTAGTTAAAATTTACCTATCGCAACAAAGATTTTCTGAAGCAGCCCAGTATATAGACAAGGTCGTAGTGGCAAATCCCAAATATATTATAAACGATAAGGGCTATAGTATGGAGGTTGCTGATGAGCTAAGGGTGAATAATCTATTTGATACAGCGGCTAAGATTTATAAAGTAGTTTTTGATGATTCTCATCTTCATGATGGATATTATGAGATTAGCCTTAGACGCCTTGGGACTACGCTAGTGCGTGGAGTAGAACCAGTAAGCTCATATGAGTATTTACAAAAGTATAAGCAAGAATTCCCAGATAATGAATTTAGTAGCGAGATAGAGTATGCACTTGATCGTCTGTTTTTTGATATGCCAGATATGAGTAGCGATGAGAAGCATGCGCATTATAATAAATTATTAGATAAATACCAAGGACAAGAACTAGCCAAAATAGCTCTCATCGCAGAAGTAAAGCTTAGCTTTGATGAGAAAAGATATAATGATATTTTAAATTTAAATAGCCTAATAGTTGATTTAAATCAAAGTGATATTACTGATATGATGAATACTTCTGCTTTAAATCTAGCAAATAGATATAACCAAAATTTGGATTGTTTAGATGTGGTTGGTTTAGTAGATAAGTATGAAATAGAGAATCAAATAGTAGATAAATTCAAATTATTTAACTGCTATTATAGAACAAAACGATACACGCAAGCCTATAACTTAGCTAATGAAAATATAAATGATCCAAATTTAAATAATAGAGTTGTTTGGCTAAATAATTTAACTAAGATTAATTATAAACTATCTCAATTTATTGCTGCTATAGATAGTAGTTTTAAGGCTGTAGAGCTTGCTAGTAAGGTGCCATATAGCGATCCAAGCGAGGCTATAATATATAGATTTTACTCACTTTTAAAATTAGATAGATTTGATGAAGCCACCTTGGCATTAAGGGCTGTGGAGGATAATAAGGGTATTGATATTATGCTGATTGAAGCTTATGACGCTGCTATGATTTATGCTAATGATAAGGGTAATAAACTAGCTAAAAACTACTCAAAAAAAGTTTTGGATCTACAAACTAAGTTAAATATCGATACATTTAGCCCAGAGGCAAATTTTATATATATTGATAATTTAGTGGCGGACTCGGAGCTATTAGAGGCTAAAAATATGGTTTTAGATCTCTTAAATAGAAATTTAAAACCACAAAATAGAGCTAGAGCCTTGCATACAATTGCGCAAATAGAGATCTCGCAAAACAACCCAAAAGCCGCTACCCCCTATATAAATGAGTGTTTAAATATCGCTCAAGATAGTCAGTGGAAAGCCCTATGTAATGAGCAAAAAAGATTAGTTGATGGAATTTGA
- a CDS encoding 1-deoxy-D-xylulose-5-phosphate reductoisomerase, which translates to MIVLGSSGSIGLNALRLAREHNLKVEALACKSNLKVLNSQIKEFAPKLVYIDDDSLKPLVNHKFVFSKNDGIESFLKACSDEIGSTKLINAFVGFDGLTPSVLGLKLGFDLALANKESLVVGGQFLDCAKITPIDSEHFGLKFLLKDRPKIHRLIITASGGAFYNRDITTLKDVSVEDALKHPNWNMGAKITIDSATMVNKLFEVIEAFWLYGCKNIDAYIETKSLIHALIEFKDGSTTAHISKPDMRLAIAHAIGLGNQRIIENLDIKLLQNITFELVDLDRYRAFSLKDELLKNPKIGAIINAANDEIVAGFLSKKVKFNSISDAIFDALDKFSSFRLDSLESVVEINKKVKDYIKIRYNT; encoded by the coding sequence ATGATAGTTCTTGGTAGTAGCGGGAGTATTGGTTTAAATGCTTTGAGATTAGCTAGAGAGCATAATTTAAAAGTAGAAGCCTTAGCTTGTAAAAGTAATTTAAAGGTTTTAAATTCGCAAATTAAAGAGTTTGCTCCAAAATTAGTATATATAGATGATGATAGCTTAAAACCTTTGGTTAATCATAAATTTGTCTTTAGCAAAAATGATGGAATAGAGAGCTTTTTAAAGGCGTGTAGTGATGAAATTGGAAGCACAAAGCTTATAAATGCTTTTGTAGGATTTGATGGATTAACTCCTAGTGTGCTAGGTTTAAAGCTTGGATTTGATTTAGCCTTAGCAAATAAAGAGAGCCTTGTAGTAGGTGGGCAATTTTTAGATTGTGCAAAAATCACTCCAATTGATAGTGAGCATTTTGGGCTTAAATTTCTATTAAAAGATCGCCCTAAAATCCATAGATTGATTATCACAGCAAGTGGTGGGGCGTTTTATAATCGCGATATTACTACCTTAAAAGATGTAAGTGTAGAAGATGCCCTAAAGCACCCAAATTGGAATATGGGGGCAAAGATTACCATCGATAGTGCCACGATGGTAAATAAGCTATTTGAGGTTATTGAGGCATTTTGGCTTTATGGATGTAAAAATATAGACGCCTATATAGAGACAAAATCTCTAATCCACGCATTAATCGAGTTCAAAGATGGCTCCACGACAGCTCATATCTCAAAGCCAGATATGAGATTAGCCATAGCTCATGCCATTGGTCTTGGCAATCAAAGGATAATTGAGAATTTAGATATTAAATTATTACAAAATATAACTTTTGAACTGGTTGATTTAGATAGATATAGGGCATTTAGCCTAAAAGATGAGTTATTAAAAAATCCTAAAATTGGTGCTATTATAAATGCGGCTAATGATGAGATTGTGGCTGGATTTTTGAGTAAGAAGGTTAAATTTAACTCCATTAGCGATGCGATTTTTGATGCTTTGGATAAATTTAGTAGCTTTAGATTAGATAGCTTAGAGAGCGTAGTTGAGATAAATAAAAAGGTAAAAGATTATATCAAAATTAGATATAATACCTAG
- the moaA gene encoding GTP 3',8-cyclase MoaA has protein sequence MLVDKFGRVIDYLRISVTQLCNFKCRYCMPEDGEFNNIGRSNILSYEEMFDFVKICLDNGVKKIRLTGGEPLVRRDIEKFVKMINDYKPDLDLAMTTNGYYLKQKAKVLRESGLKRLNISLDTLDEKKANFIARKDVLNQVLDGINEAVKEGFGIKLNSVVLKGINDNEIIDLLEFARSKNAQIRYIEFMENTHASSDLKGLRKDDILDILSKKYSIKEITKSPNSPSSLFETSDGYKFGIIDPHKHDFCASCNRLRLSADGLLIPCLYYEDGKSIKEAMRSGDYDKAKQILKDVLEAKPEKNKWENDGKGEISSRAFYQTGG, from the coding sequence ATGTTAGTAGATAAATTTGGCAGAGTGATTGATTATTTGCGAATTTCAGTAACCCAGCTTTGTAATTTTAAGTGTAGATATTGTATGCCTGAAGATGGTGAGTTTAATAATATTGGAAGAAGCAATATTTTAAGCTATGAAGAGATGTTTGATTTTGTTAAAATTTGCCTTGATAATGGAGTTAAAAAGATTAGATTAACTGGCGGAGAGCCTTTAGTAAGAAGAGATATAGAGAAATTTGTAAAAATGATAAATGATTATAAGCCAGATCTTGATCTAGCAATGACGACAAATGGATACTATCTAAAACAAAAAGCTAAGGTGCTAAGAGAATCTGGATTAAAAAGATTAAATATCTCTCTTGATACTTTAGATGAGAAAAAGGCAAATTTCATAGCTAGAAAAGATGTTTTAAATCAAGTTTTAGATGGAATTAATGAGGCTGTAAAAGAGGGGTTTGGGATAAAGCTAAATAGCGTTGTGCTTAAAGGGATAAATGATAATGAGATTATAGATCTTTTGGAGTTTGCTAGGAGTAAAAACGCACAAATTAGATATATTGAATTTATGGAAAATACTCACGCAAGTAGTGATTTAAAAGGGCTTAGAAAGGATGATATTTTAGATATTTTATCTAAAAAATATAGCATAAAAGAGATCACCAAAAGCCCAAATAGCCCATCAAGCCTATTTGAGACTAGCGATGGGTATAAATTTGGCATTATAGATCCGCATAAGCATGATTTTTGTGCTAGTTGTAATAGGCTTAGATTAAGTGCTGATGGGCTTTTGATACCATGTTTATACTATGAAGATGGAAAGAGTATAAAAGAGGCTATGAGAAGTGGAGATTATGATAAGGCTAAGCAAATTTTAAAAGATGTCTTAGAGGCAAAGCCAGAGAAGAATAAATGGGAAAATGATGGCAAAGGTGAGATCTCAAGTAGGGCATTTTATCAAACTGGTGGTTAG
- a CDS encoding 6-pyruvoyl trahydropterin synthase family protein, producing the protein MIIRKIYDFENAHIVRFCSSKRCKESIHGHSYRCEVLLKSDYLDAAGMVYDFGLMKQHIRMIIDSFDHTTTLYANDNTQYKNDMKRHSKRWIELPYNPSAEHFSRVFFVLIDRLLNQCVMQNGEKGVELYSIIVHETATGYAQCFKEDAYSHKMGIINLDDIIFSDGIKAEWSDFDFYEKLKNGSKFINPKEC; encoded by the coding sequence ATGATAATTAGGAAAATTTATGATTTTGAAAATGCTCATATAGTTAGATTTTGCAGCTCCAAGCGGTGCAAAGAGAGTATCCACGGCCATAGCTACAGGTGCGAGGTACTGCTTAAATCTGACTATTTAGACGCTGCTGGAATGGTGTATGATTTTGGTCTGATGAAGCAGCATATTAGAATGATTATTGATAGCTTTGATCATACTACCACGCTTTATGCTAATGATAATACTCAGTATAAAAATGATATGAAAAGGCACTCTAAGCGTTGGATAGAACTACCTTATAATCCAAGTGCTGAACATTTTAGCCGTGTGTTTTTTGTGCTTATTGATAGATTGCTTAATCAGTGCGTAATGCAAAATGGCGAAAAAGGCGTGGAGCTATATAGCATTATCGTTCATGAGACCGCTACAGGCTACGCACAATGCTTTAAAGAGGATGCTTATAGCCATAAAATGGGGATAATAAATTTAGATGATATAATCTTTAGCGATGGGATTAAGGCTGAATGGAGTGATTTTGACTTTTACGAAAAGCTCAAAAATGGTAGCAAATTTATAAATCCAAAGGAGTGCTAG
- the tsaD gene encoding tRNA (adenosine(37)-N6)-threonylcarbamoyltransferase complex transferase subunit TsaD encodes MILGIESSCDDSSIALMGLNLDLIYHKKITQELEHSKYGGVVPELAARLHTAALPNLIKEIKPYFKDIKAIAVTNSPGLSVSLVSGVSVAKALSIALKLPLIEINHLVGHIYSLFLNSPARLPLGVLLVSGGHTMVLDINENGDIAVLVETSDDSFGESFDKVAKMMGLGYPGGVAIENLATKSTKDRYKFTIPLKGDSRLEYSFSGLKNQVRIEIEKSLTNGNKDFADIAFGFQRAACEHIIDKLSKICNQRKFSSLGVVGGASANKYLRGRLLEICDKFDMSLLLAPMEFCSDNAVMIARAGVEKYQKGNFINLNDLKISPRSSLSSIYL; translated from the coding sequence GTGATATTAGGGATTGAAAGTAGCTGTGATGATAGCTCTATAGCGCTTATGGGGTTGAATTTAGATCTTATTTATCATAAAAAGATAACCCAAGAGTTAGAACATAGCAAATATGGCGGTGTGGTTCCTGAATTAGCTGCAAGACTTCATACTGCTGCTTTACCAAATTTAATTAAAGAGATTAAGCCATATTTTAAGGATATTAAAGCCATTGCTGTAACAAATAGCCCAGGGCTTAGCGTTAGCCTTGTTAGCGGTGTTAGCGTGGCGAAGGCTTTAAGTATCGCTTTGAAGCTACCGCTTATTGAGATAAATCACCTAGTTGGTCATATATACTCGCTATTTTTAAACTCTCCTGCAAGGTTGCCTCTTGGAGTGCTTTTAGTAAGTGGTGGTCATACTATGGTTTTAGATATCAATGAAAATGGCGATATCGCTGTGCTTGTAGAAACTAGCGATGATAGTTTTGGCGAGAGCTTTGATAAGGTGGCTAAGATGATGGGGCTTGGCTATCCTGGTGGGGTGGCTATAGAGAATTTAGCTACAAAATCCACTAAAGATAGATATAAATTTACTATTCCATTAAAGGGGGATAGCCGTTTGGAATATAGCTTTTCTGGGTTGAAAAATCAAGTTAGAATAGAGATAGAAAAAAGCTTAACAAATGGCAATAAGGATTTTGCTGATATAGCATTTGGGTTTCAAAGGGCTGCTTGTGAGCATATAATAGATAAGCTTAGTAAGATTTGTAATCAAAGAAAATTTAGTAGCTTAGGCGTTGTAGGTGGGGCGAGTGCAAATAAATATTTAAGAGGTAGATTGCTTGAGATTTGTGATAAATTTGATATGAGTTTGCTCCTTGCTCCTATGGAGTTTTGTAGCGATAACGCAGTTATGATAGCAAGGGCTGGTGTAGAAAAATACCAAAAGGGAAATTTTATAAATTTAAATGATTTAAAAATCAGCCCACGCTCGAGTCTAAGCTCAATTTATTTATGA
- the mqnP gene encoding menaquinone biosynthesis prenyltransferase MqnP, translating into MAKFIQILKDINELIVFKHSIFALPFIFVAMIVASKSANDSIWFGWELLILGLLCAVSARNFAMAANRYLDRDIDKDNPRCASRPSVDGRIGSGNLLIFIWINALIFVIVAYFINSLAFWLSFVILALLGVYSYFKRFSALAHIMLGVCLGLSPIAGAITVLAEVPLWALLISFGVVFWVAGFDILYSLQDMEYDKKMGLFSIPSIYGAKASMFICGIFHFLTILFWLLFVISANLGFIAFLGVVVSGVILYFEHRIVRRDFSKIDRAFFTLNGYLGIIFFIFVLVSLW; encoded by the coding sequence ATGGCAAAATTTATACAAATTTTAAAAGATATTAATGAATTAATCGTGTTTAAGCACTCTATTTTTGCCTTGCCGTTTATATTTGTAGCGATGATTGTGGCATCTAAAAGTGCGAATGACTCAATATGGTTTGGCTGGGAGCTATTGATTTTAGGTCTTTTGTGTGCTGTGAGTGCTAGGAATTTTGCTATGGCAGCAAACCGATATCTAGATAGAGATATTGATAAAGATAATCCCAGATGCGCCTCTCGCCCAAGCGTAGATGGTAGAATTGGTAGTGGGAATTTATTGATTTTTATCTGGATTAATGCTCTTATTTTTGTGATTGTGGCGTATTTTATCAATTCTCTTGCTTTTTGGCTTAGCTTTGTGATTTTAGCACTTCTTGGTGTTTATTCATATTTTAAGAGATTTTCAGCTTTAGCGCATATTATGCTTGGAGTTTGCCTTGGACTTTCGCCGATTGCTGGGGCGATTACTGTGTTGGCTGAAGTGCCTTTGTGGGCGCTTTTGATCTCATTTGGGGTTGTATTTTGGGTGGCTGGATTTGATATTTTATACTCACTTCAAGATATGGAGTATGATAAAAAGATGGGATTATTTAGCATTCCTAGCATTTATGGAGCAAAGGCCTCTATGTTTATTTGTGGGATTTTTCATTTTTTAACTATACTTTTTTGGTTGCTATTTGTAATTAGTGCTAATCTTGGATTTATAGCATTTTTAGGCGTGGTTGTAAGTGGGGTGATTTTATACTTTGAGCATAGGATTGTTAGGCGTGATTTTAGTAAGATAGATAGGGCATTTTTTACTCTTAATGGCTATTTGGGGATAATATTTTTTATTTTTGTATTGGTGAGTTTATGGTAG
- a CDS encoding M99 family carboxypeptidase catalytic domain-containing protein, whose amino-acid sequence MRNLTIFLTIFIFSSYAYGEFSLIKLGVDDNNTVLVTGGIQGDEPGGFMSANLLARKYEIISGSLYVVPNLNMPSILKKSRGVNGDMNRKFDKISDKDPEKDVVEQIKSLVLQPNISMLVNLHDGSGFYRPKYINQMMNPNRWGNIVIIDQSTLDGALYGDLEQNANKVVDRLNSKILDPKHKYHLRNTRTSDGDKEMLKSLSYFAIKNGKSAYANEASKSLPINERVYYHLIAVEEYLKLAGIEFKRDFELTPQGVKKALDEDLSVLVCGKFLFYLPKSRLGYIPLSSDGKLDFDCDNALVALTKTQGIYNIHYGNNIITRFTPEFFEYSNLIDEIGIRIDDDEPKFVKLGQKIVVDSSFMIMPKDGVRANIIGYGTTISDESGIKITKDMIKSRFSMDKKEQIYRVEFYEMCDGKDKFIGMILVEFAK is encoded by the coding sequence TTGCGTAATCTTACTATATTTTTGACCATTTTTATCTTTTCTAGTTATGCTTATGGCGAGTTTTCTTTGATAAAACTTGGGGTTGATGATAATAATACCGTGCTTGTAACTGGCGGAATTCAAGGCGATGAGCCAGGTGGTTTTATGTCAGCGAATTTACTTGCTAGAAAATATGAGATTATATCTGGCTCTTTATATGTAGTCCCAAATTTAAATATGCCAAGTATTTTGAAAAAATCTCGCGGTGTAAATGGGGATATGAATAGAAAATTTGATAAAATTTCAGATAAAGATCCAGAAAAAGATGTTGTAGAGCAGATTAAATCCTTAGTCTTACAACCAAATATTAGTATGCTTGTGAATTTACATGATGGAAGTGGATTTTATCGCCCAAAATATATAAACCAAATGATGAATCCAAATCGCTGGGGAAATATAGTTATTATCGATCAATCTACCCTTGATGGTGCGTTATATGGCGATTTAGAACAAAATGCCAATAAAGTAGTAGATAGATTAAATAGCAAGATTTTAGACCCTAAGCATAAGTATCATCTTCGCAACACCCGCACCTCTGATGGGGATAAAGAGATGTTAAAGAGCTTATCATATTTTGCGATAAAAAATGGCAAATCCGCATATGCAAATGAGGCCAGTAAGAGCTTGCCAATTAATGAGAGGGTATATTATCATTTAATCGCAGTTGAGGAGTATTTAAAGTTAGCTGGGATAGAGTTTAAACGCGATTTTGAGCTAACCCCACAAGGAGTTAAAAAGGCCTTAGATGAGGATTTATCCGTGCTTGTGTGCGGTAAATTTCTATTTTATTTGCCAAAATCTAGGCTAGGATATATCCCGCTTTCTAGCGATGGTAAGCTTGATTTTGATTGTGATAATGCTCTTGTAGCACTTACAAAAACTCAAGGTATTTATAATATCCACTATGGCAATAATATTATCACTAGATTTACTCCTGAGTTTTTTGAATACTCAAATTTGATTGATGAGATTGGCATTAGAATTGATGATGATGAGCCTAAATTTGTTAAACTTGGTCAAAAAATTGTAGTCGATAGTAGTTTTATGATTATGCCAAAAGATGGAGTAAGGGCAAATATAATCGGATATGGCACCACTATATCAGATGAAAGCGGTATTAAAATAACCAAAGATATGATAAAATCACGCTTTTCAATGGATAAAAAGGAGCAAATTTATAGGGTTGAATTCTATGAAATGTGCGATGGTAAAGATAAATTTATTGGTATGATTTTAGTGGAGTTTGCTAAGTGA
- the miaA gene encoding tRNA (adenosine(37)-N6)-dimethylallyltransferase MiaA produces MFYQFAIIGTTASGKSDLAINVAQRLNAVILSLDSLCLYKEIDIASAKPKKDELELIRHFGIDLVSPDMEFCVGDFINEYNHALAYAKSQNIPLIITGGSGFYLKSMLSGLAPKIEPIKIEISDDEIWDLAMKIDGEFYAKFSKNDKFRLRKWYQIYAQTSNIPSQWLRLNTGEPVIKNLTIFELVWDKFELIERIKIRTKNMLKNGLIDEAKDLFKRYNSALKPLNSIGLKETKEYLDGKIDIDELSNLITIHTTQLAKRQRTFNKSFNSIKIDGKNLNLDNFLAQISNSIN; encoded by the coding sequence ATGTTTTATCAATTTGCCATCATAGGCACCACCGCAAGTGGTAAAAGCGACCTAGCTATCAATGTAGCACAGAGATTAAATGCGGTGATTTTAAGCCTTGATTCTTTATGTTTATACAAAGAGATAGATATAGCAAGTGCTAAGCCTAAAAAAGATGAATTAGAGCTTATAAGGCACTTTGGGATTGATCTTGTTAGCCCTGATATGGAGTTTTGCGTGGGGGATTTTATCAATGAGTATAATCACGCTTTAGCCTATGCAAAAAGCCAAAATATCCCACTTATCATAACCGGCGGAAGTGGATTTTATCTCAAATCTATGTTAAGTGGCTTAGCACCAAAAATTGAGCCAATAAAGATTGAGATAAGTGATGATGAAATTTGGGATTTGGCAATGAAAATTGATGGGGAATTTTATGCTAAATTTAGCAAAAATGATAAATTTAGACTACGCAAATGGTATCAAATTTACGCTCAAACTAGCAATATTCCATCTCAATGGCTACGCCTTAATACTGGTGAGCCAGTTATTAAAAATTTAACTATTTTTGAGCTTGTATGGGATAAATTTGAGTTAATAGAACGCATAAAAATTCGCACCAAAAATATGCTTAAAAATGGCTTAATAGATGAGGCAAAGGATCTATTTAAACGCTATAATAGTGCGTTAAAACCGCTAAATTCCATAGGTCTTAAAGAGACTAAAGAGTATCTTGATGGAAAAATAGATATAGATGAGCTTAGCAATTTAATCACAATCCACACAACGCAATTAGCCAAACGACAAAGAACTTTTAATAAAAGCTTTAACTCTATAAAAATTGATGGTAAAAATTTAAATTTAGATAATTTTTTAGCTCAAATATCAAATTCCATCAACTAA